The following coding sequences are from one Mus pahari chromosome X, PAHARI_EIJ_v1.1, whole genome shotgun sequence window:
- the Spaca5 gene encoding sperm acrosome-associated protein 5 has translation MQVCSTVVVILAILLIATLDAKIYERCELARKLEKAGLNGFKGYTVGDWLCVAHYESGFDTSFVDHNPDGSSEYGIFQLNSAWWCNNGITPTENLCHIDCNDLLNRHILDDIICAKRVVSSHKSMKAWDSWTRHCAGHDLSEWLKGCDVHLKTHSNYDNW, from the exons ATGCAGGTCTGCAGCACTGTGGTAGTGATCTTGGCCATACTGTTGATTGCCACATTGGATGCCAAGATTTATGAACGCTGTGAGCTGGCAAGGAAGCTGGAGAAGGCTGGCCTCAACGGCTTCAAAGGCTATACTGTTGGAGACT GGCTGTGTGTGGCACACTATGAGAGTGGCTTTGACACTTCTTTTGTGGACCACAATCCAGATGGCAGCAGTGAATATGGCATTTTCCAGCTGAACTCTGCCTGGTGGTGTAACAATGGCATCACACCCACTGAGAACCTCTGCCACATCGATTGTAATG ACCTGCTCAACCGCCATATTCTGGATGACATCATATGTGCCAAGAGGGTTGTATCCTCACATAAGAGTATGAAGGCCTG GGATTCCTGGACCCGGCACTGTGCTGGTCATGATTTATCTGAATGGCTAAAGGGGTGTGATGTGCATCTGAAAACTCACTCAAACTATGATAACTGGTGA